In Aerococcaceae bacterium zg-252, the genomic window GGTATTATAAATGATAGAATGATTTTTTATCGTGGACAAGTTATTTCGATGCAATTCCTAAAACAATTGAAAATGTTTGGAACAATTGCGAATAATTATCATATAACTCTTGAAGAGCAACATATTATGGTCATAACTTATGCTTTGTTTTTAATTATGATGTTAATGCTCATTACCACTAGATATAAGTTGGAAGTGAGACAGAATAAATTTAAGCTAAAGACTATATTATGTTTTGTGATAATCTCGTTCTTTAGTTACTTTTCTATTACAACGATAGTATCTAAAAATGATATTCATCTTAGTTATTGGAGAATGCAAGATGTTTATCGTTCAAATGGGTTTCTATTATCTCATTTGAAATATAGAGAAAATGAAAAAATAGAAAAACCAAAGGGGTATTCAGAGGAGAATGTATCCAATATACTTTCGCAATATAAGAATTTTGAACCACATAATAAAAAGTGGCCAAATATTATTATTATTCAAAATGAATCTCAGGCAGACTATTCACCTGTCAAAGATTTAAAATTTTCTGAAGATCCTTTTCGTTTCGAAAATTCATTAGTAGACAATACGGTGAAAGGTTCTTTGTATGTTTCTGTACAAGGTGGCGGAACTGCTAATACGGAGTATGAAGTTTTGACAAGTAATACACTTGCATCTGGAATCAGAAATGTTTTTCCATTTCAGACAATAATAAAAAATGACAGTCATAGCATTGTTGATTATTTAAACAGTTTAGGTTATTTAACTGTAGGTATGCACCCTTTTTCAAAAGATAATTATAATCGATTCGATGTGTATCATTATTTAGGTTTTGACAAGGTGTATTTTTTAGATAATGATACTCCAATTGATGATATTGCAGATGTGAACTTTGAGCGTTCATTTGTTTCAGATGAGTCGCTATTCAAAGGAATAATGGAACTGCATAAGCAAAAAGATGATCAACCACTTTTCGCATTTGCTGTTACAATGCAGGGGCATGGCGGCTATCAAACGCAAGACTATCAAACCGAAGTAGGAATCAATATGGAAAATGCATTGGAAGAAGAAGTATATTTTACTCTAATGAAAAAGACTGATAATGCATTTGAAGAATTGATTAATTATTTTCAAAAGATAGATGAACCTACAATCGTTATCATGTATGGAGATCATCAACCAACGCTATCACAAGGGTTTTATTCAAAATTTATGGAGAATTTACCGTATTCAGATCGTTATCGTACCCCATTTGTTCTATGGGCAAACTTCGATATTTCAGAAGAGCAAAATACCATTCTCAGTCCTAATTTTATTATTCCAACCTTACTTTCTAAATTGAAAAATAGCGATAATCCTTTACCGATTAATTCGTATTATCAGTTTTTAATAGATGTAATGGAAGAATATCCTGTTTATACGACATGGGGCTTTAAAGAGAAAATTGATAAGTATTCTGAAACGATTGATACAAAATTATATCAAGAATATATGCAAGTCCAATATAACAAAATATTTGGAACGTATCCTAGTAAATTGTTTTTACCTTAGGAGATAGGGAGTAGAAACACGAATTGTTATCAATTCATTTGAAATGATTATCCAGAACAAGTAAGACGTTGAGGATTTTTGAGATGATAAGACCAATAATAAAATATTTACGTTAAATTTTTGATTGAATTAAAGGATTCTCCGACATCTTGTGGGGTCCCGCAAGATGTTGGCAACAGAGAATGGGGAGTCCCCCGACAACAATTGGGGAATAAAGCAGAAAAACCATCGTGAAATTTTACGATGGTTTTCTGCATTTCTTATAGAACGTTCGTGATAATGAATAGATGATTGTTAATTAAGATTCTCTTAACTCCTTATTTAAGAACATAAAACATTCGATTGTTGATATTCCTTTATAATATAGAGTAATAGCCTTTACTATGAAAGTCAGAGTTAAAGCAAAATGGACAATGATGAATACTATCCAAAAGGAAACACCGAATTACATCATGAGGGCTAGAATCAATTGACTGAATACGATAAACGGGTAAATTAAAAAATCGAGTAATGAGTTCCTGATAATTGTTCATAAAAACTTCCTAAAATATAAAAGCTGAACGTTCCAGATTGAAATTAGTTAAGACGATGCAAATTTCAATTTGGTACATTTGGCTAGAAATAGTTGAATATTTATATCAGTGTATATCTAGGGTGAGATATGTCTTGTGTATAATTAATTAGGAAATCGAAAATGGGGAAAAGTTTTATTTAGAGTTATTCAATAGCAATAACGTTATAAATTAAAAGCTTAATAGGAGCGATAGCGCTCATAAAAATTCTCGACGAAAATATTTTTTCGAAATTTCAAAAAAAATTCGAAAAAGTATTGACTGACAACATAAAGGATGATAGTATAAGGGAGTTCTCAGGAGAGAACACGAACGAGCGAAAAAAGTTTTAAAAAATCTAAAAAAAGATGTTGACAAACTTAAAAGCTTGGAGTAATATATAGGAGTTGTCACAAGCGGCAACGAAAGCTCATTGAAAACTAAACAAAGAACAAACCAAGAATGTGTAGGGGATAGCAATAGCTATCACAACCCGAATAATAAATTCGAGACAGAGGGACACCTCTTAAAAAATGTAAGCTAGTAAATAGTAAGAGTCAAAGAAGACTCATGAAACTTTCATGAGAGTTTGATCCTGGCTCAGGACGAACGCTGGCGGCGTGCCTAATACATGCAAGTCGAACGAACGGAGACGAAAGCTTGCTTTCGTCGAAGTGAGTGGCGCACGGGTGAGTAACACGTGGGAAACCTACCCTTCAGCGGGGGATAACAGTCGGAAACGACTGCTAATACCGCATAGAACTTTCTGCCGCATGGTGGGGAGAGGAAAGGCGCTACGGCGTCACTGAAGGATGGTCCCGCGGTGCATTAGCTAGTTGGTAAGGTAGCGGCTTACCAAGGCGATGATGCATAGCCGACCTGAGAGGGTGATCGGCCACATTGGGACTGAGACACGGCCCAAACTCCTACGGGAGGCAGCAGTAGGGAATCTTCCGCAATGGACGCAAGTCTGACGGAGCAACGCCGCGTGTGTGAAGAAGGTTTTCGGATCGTAAAGCACTGTTGTTAGAGAAGAACGGTTGTAAGAGGGAATGCTTACAAAGTGACGGTATCTAACCAGAAAGCCACGGCTAACTACGTGCCAGCAGGCCGCGGTAATACGTAGGTGGCAAGCGTTGTCCGGATTTATTGGGCGTAAAGGGAGTGCAGGCGGTTAATTAAGTCTGATGTGAAAGCCCACGGCTCAACCGTGGAGGGTCATTGGAAACTGGTTAACTTGAGTGCAGAAGAGGCAAGTGGAATTCCATGTGTAGCGGTGAAATGCGTAGATATATGGAGGAACACCAGTGGCGAAGGCGACTTGCTGGTCTGTAACTGACGCTGAGGCTCGAAAGCGTGGGGAGCAAACAGGATTAGATACCCTGGTAGTCCACGCCGTAAACGATGAGTGCTAAGTGTTGGAGGGTTTCCACCCTTCAGTGCTGGAGTTAACGCAATAAGCACTCCGCCTGGGGAGTACGGCCGCAAGGCTGAAACTCAAAGGAATTGACGGGGACCCGCACAAGCGGTGGAGCATGTGGTTTAATTCGAAGCAACGCGAAGAACCTTACCAGGTCTTGACATAGGATGCATAACCTAGAGATAGGTGAAGTCTTTCGGGACATCCATACAGGTGGTGCATG contains:
- a CDS encoding LTA synthase family protein encodes the protein MRPYFHSGLSANEVTIVSKEKEHRSRQWLKDIYINNREITQFNSTQENFSSEMNENKLGVIWKADETDSSISIKVSTIEKISFEYFKDIFMGEIVILVDGKEYQRIDSFSEDWGWESFQIDLPKSLAITKKNYLFYLIYLIAGIMTYLFFTKKVYENIRVKELFSLSILSLLILSILISTYLLGDVQSVKFLGGEYLSKKSIICLMLFLEFALYIMNKVLATVGILNNRTYVKIGYHLMLMALVAICSTRLIESGYSNVNYMFPGKLSINVCILFLILLPTVVSSRLFKLFSIMTFMLSAMLGIINDRMIFYRGQVISMQFLKQLKMFGTIANNYHITLEEQHIMVITYALFLIMMLMLITTRYKLEVRQNKFKLKTILCFVIISFFSYFSITTIVSKNDIHLSYWRMQDVYRSNGFLLSHLKYRENEKIEKPKGYSEENVSNILSQYKNFEPHNKKWPNIIIIQNESQADYSPVKDLKFSEDPFRFENSLVDNTVKGSLYVSVQGGGTANTEYEVLTSNTLASGIRNVFPFQTIIKNDSHSIVDYLNSLGYLTVGMHPFSKDNYNRFDVYHYLGFDKVYFLDNDTPIDDIADVNFERSFVSDESLFKGIMELHKQKDDQPLFAFAVTMQGHGGYQTQDYQTEVGINMENALEEEVYFTLMKKTDNAFEELINYFQKIDEPTIVIMYGDHQPTLSQGFYSKFMENLPYSDRYRTPFVLWANFDISEEQNTILSPNFIIPTLLSKLKNSDNPLPINSYYQFLIDVMEEYPVYTTWGFKEKIDKYSETIDTKLYQEYMQVQYNKIFGTYPSKLFLP